One window of Hoplias malabaricus isolate fHopMal1 chromosome 16, fHopMal1.hap1, whole genome shotgun sequence genomic DNA carries:
- the exosc6 gene encoding exosome complex component MTR3 — MPVDTKRIRGPEESQSPLLFMPPAPQTCLARGRYGARANGEIRPVFARCGLLSQAKGSAYIEAGNTKIMCSVYGPRETERKDETDMKSGRLVCDVRLAPFSCEKRGAWIQGSEERDLSASLAESLQPGTCLHRYPRAQIEVNVMVLENDGSVLAHAVTCASLALADAGIEMYDLVLGCALRQEGNVCLVDPDFSEERGRGQAAGNGENQGGVTVALLPNLNQVSGLHADGELREDTLTAAVRTCMDGCHKLYPVVQKAILRVVKKKAPPPEK, encoded by the coding sequence ATGCCTGTTGATACGAAGCGTATCCGCGGACCGGAGGAGTCTCAGTCTCCGTTATTGTTTATGCCTCCCGCTCCTCAGACCTGTTTAGCGCGCGGCAGATATGGCGCACGAGCCAACGGGGAGATTCGGCCGGTGTTCGCGCGCTGCGGGCTGCTAAGCCAGGCGAAAGGCTCTGCGTATATAGAGGCCGGCAACACTAAAATAATGTGCTCCGTGTACGGACCGCGAGAAACCGAGCGCAAGGACGAAACCGACATGAAGAGCGGCCGCCTCGTGTGCGACGTGAGGCTCGCGCCGTTCTCCTGCGAAAAGCGGGGTGCGTGGATCCAGGGCAGCGAGGAAAGGGACCTGTCCGCGTCGCTGGCCGAGAGCTTACAGCCTGGCACATGTCTGCACCGCTACCCGCGCGCTCAGATTGAGGTCAACGTGATGGTCCTGGAGAACGACGGCTCGGTTCTGGCGCACGCAGTCACGTGCGCGTCCCTGGCTTTGGCAGACGCCGGTATCGAGATGTATGACCTAGTTCTAGGCTGCGCGCTGCGACAGGAAGGAAACGTGTGCCTCGTGGACCCGGACTTCTCCGAGGAGAGAGGCCGTGGGCAGGCGGCGGGAAACGGAGAGAACCAGGGCGGCGTGACCGTGGCGCTCCTGCCCAATCTCAACCAGGTGTCTGGCCTGCACGCGGACGGCGAGCTGCGCGAAGACACGCTCACCGCCGCCGTGAGAACGTGCATGGACGGCTGCCATAAACTGTACCCGGTCGTGCAGAAGGCCATACTGCGAGTTGTTAAGAAGAAAGCACCGCCGccagaaaaataa